Proteins encoded by one window of Nonlabens sp. YIK11:
- a CDS encoding ParA family protein gives MKITVYNAKGGAGKTPIAANIALDHDYAIGTNEAYHVYDSFIIDERLLALDLSESFPMIPDDIDIVFDLAGTISDSSHSITSAIIQSDLIIVPIYNEVKSLAGGIGTLNEISNIPEFKGKVLVVATKLSKERKEHFKKGEWHKSNDYKNVLAAGSKFWVRL, from the coding sequence ATGAAAATAACCGTATATAATGCAAAAGGAGGGGCTGGGAAAACCCCTATTGCCGCCAACATTGCTCTCGATCATGACTACGCCATTGGCACTAATGAGGCATACCACGTCTATGATAGTTTTATAATCGATGAGAGGTTATTAGCCTTAGATCTCTCCGAGTCATTCCCTATGATACCTGATGATATAGATATTGTATTCGATTTAGCTGGGACCATATCGGATAGTTCACACAGCATAACTTCTGCAATTATCCAATCTGACCTTATTATAGTACCCATCTATAATGAGGTGAAATCTTTAGCAGGAGGAATAGGAACACTAAATGAAATCAGCAATATTCCGGAATTCAAAGGAAAGGTTTTGGTTGTTGCAACAAAACTTTCCAAAGAAAGGAAGGAGCATTTTAAAAAGGGAGAGTGGCATAAATCAAATGATTATAAAAATGTATTAGCCGCCGGTTCGAAATTCTGGGTTCGACTATAA